The window ttatttaattttgaaaatgtaaattgaatTATCACCTGGCagaaaaagtttgtttttaaaattgtcgcATTCCTCCTTAAACATGCATAAAACTAATGGACTGATAGTGGGCGAAACATTCAGCGTTACGTTAGATGTGACTAAACTAGTACTCGGTAACGGAAGGCTTAAACTATTTCCACTGCGTTCCTTTTCGCAAGATTCCAAATCTGCTTTTTCACACTCTGTATTCGTAGAAATTGCCCCATCAGGTTTCGTTTGTTCATTAACGATTTTAATctaaaacttttcttaatttaccGGTCCCACACCCTCATGCCCCAGCAGCTACCCACCTTCTGGCATTGTCCGTATAAATCGAATACAGCATAAACAGGTTGACCCGCTGGGTAAGTCCACGGAAAACTTTGCTCTTCTACGCCGTTTAcgatcaatttaaaaaatttggaatctGTGATCGTTACTCCTATTACATCGCCCTCGGCAAGGGTGTTCATTACTTGGCCGTAGTTTGATCGATTCTAAACACTTTATAGGTCACAACTTACTATACgctttttttaaaccttttaTCACCTTGGCGCCGTTTATCGAAATCCAATCGTCGGCTACGACACAAGAAGGTCCCTTCAAAGCCAAAGCGTTTACGGGAAAACTTAGGCGCTCCAAATGACCAGCCACCACTCCAACTATAATTGACGATTGCCAACGAGTATCCAATTGCTCAAGCACGACTTGAACTACTTTATTTGGTTCCATTGCTGGCGTAACCGCAACGATTCCTTGGTTGTAAGAGGCCACTCGTCTCGCCACGGTCTTATCTGACTGTAATTCCACATTGCGGCCGTGGTTTTCAGAGAATTCGTATTGACGTCCTGGACTTActgatttatcattttttaaaaattattggtgGAAGATGGTTAAACGTACCAGGTGCGGCTTCAGCAGAACTTAGAATGATGCACTCGTCCAATTCTACGGGCGCCTCTTCCTGATCTAATACTATTTCCAAACTGTCCTGCAATCGAGCACTGTAattttaagatgaaaattaTAATGGTATGCATAAGGAATTTTGTTAGTGTGTGTGTTGGGATGACCCTAGTCtaacctaaaattttaaatttcaagttttagtAACTTTGGAAATGatgcaaaatatttctacATGGCACGAAGATTCTAATGTTGAAGTTTTGATAAATAGGAATCCTATTTGCTACCATTTATGGATTTGCCTCCTTTTTTGGGACTCCCTGTATAACTGCATAATACGTATAAACGTCCGCGGCAACCCACAATATGTCCTTGTTGTATTATAAAGACTTTATATAAATTCGAAACGTCGACcacgtaaaaaaattcattatagTTCACCAGAAACATTTACTTCTATGTATAGGTTTCCTTACCTTTCGTTAAATAGTTAAAACTCTTTTGAAAACACATATGATCCAACTTTACCTGTTCATAGGTGACGACGGAGGTGGTGCTTTGTGACTATTAACCGACAACTGATGGCATTGACCCCTCAAATCAAAAACCGCCCACACTGTATCCCCCATAACGGGAAACTGAATCGGAAGTTCCTCTCTATTGatgaaaatctttaaaaaaaatagttaggaaatatttatgaCTAATTTTCAGACGtgaaattacttttatagTGCAATCTTGAGTTTGTAAAATGCCAATTTCATCTCCTGCGTTAAGCCAATCTAGACTGGGAGTAAAGAACTGCAGAAGTTGGTTTTGATAATGCAGTTCGTTACCTGAAATCGGATCGTGCGAAGAACGTTTACGATAATTTAATGATTTCTAACCGATCACGTAGCAGCAATTGGGAGGTAACCCTCCGTGCGTTCTGGCACATGGAGGCGTTTCGCTAATTCCCAAAACCAGACTTCCAGCCAGATGGGGCCAAACACCAGTCACCGTAACTTGAAACATTTCCTCCTTGGTTAACGCGGTGCtactaaataaaatactgCTATTGTAGTCTCTGGAACGACATGCCAACCTGCCATTTTCACTAAGCAATACTCCTTTTCCGTGATATTCCGAGAAGCAATGCAAATCGAGCTCTCCGTTTGCGTTTAAGGCGCTGCCTGCTTGTAACGAAACCGAAGTGTCCGAtctaattataataatgattTAATATATAACACAACGTTACAGTATCAGATAATGTAATGTTGTTGTAATTAAAAGCTAATAGATATTTTGGGAAAAGTACCGCGGACAAGTGGTGTCTATGCCAACAGAGGCTAAAGGAGCGATGGGTGTTGAACAAGGAATGCTGACACTTGCGCACTGTCCGTACAAGTCCACAACAGCATACACATTCCCGTGAGGAATGACGCAGGCAGGCCCTTGGGAAACTCcatctttgaaaaattccaatgACTTATCAGTTGACCTCATCACTCCTAATCTAGATGCACAACTATTAAGCAAGaaccaaaaaacaaacaatctAACCTTACCGCACGGTAGCTCGCAACGTATCCAAATCAAGAGGATAGTTATTACTAATAGTTTTCCCGTTAATCATTATAGAAGGTCCACTTAACATCCACGTGTCTTTGCGCAGATCTGTCGCTGTACTGGGTAATACGATATCGTCAGGACGCACTGCGGTTAGTCCTAAACGGGACAAATATAAGTTTCATGGGTTGAAATTGTTACGGTATTTACCCAGCTCAATGCTACCAGACCACCTGTCCACAATATTGTCTAATACGATTTCAAACATCTCTCCGTCTTTTAGAGGTCTGTTAGAGAAAACTATGGCGTCGTTGAATTCCGCTAAAGGATGCGGTCTTAATGCGGTTAATCCGTTGTTTATGATTCGTGCATTTTTTCCATGGACGTGATGAAATCTTAAATCGCTAATGAGGAGGAATGGTAGTGGTGATGATCagatcaaaatttatttgaaagagAAGAGATTATTTCTCATCGTAAAGATGTAATTCTACTACGGATGTTAACCTAGTAGTGTTATTTGAGAATAAAAAGGTACAAATTACtgattacaaaaaaacatctaaaaatatattaagtttTGAAGTGTGGGATGTTTCTCACCGGTATAACGTTGCATTAGATAAGATAGAATTATTTGTATCTGGAGATGCGTAGTCGTACATATCAATAAGCGAAACTGCCACACATTGACCGTACAagtctgtaaaaaaatatatgaactataataattaactttttattaaaaaaatgttgttcagtttttaacttttaaaattgctaCATTTAAAATACCACTTTATATTATAGttcctgttaaaaaaaactataataaagaaataaaaaccgaATTGGAAACTTAGCATACTACACTACTGCTTTTCATGGAAACGGATTAATATacaataacaaatatttaccaaTAACTCCGTAAACTTTATCTGGAACGTTATTAGCAGCACTGCCTTGATCCACGccattgacaaaaaaatgcaGCTGACCGTTCTCCTTCCGTACCAACCCTACACGGTCGCCCACTTGCAATCTATCCAAGTTCACTCCGTACTGTTCCTGGATTATTGTACCGTTATGCATAATTCCACTACCGGTCATCATCCAAGTTCCTGATCTGGAATTAACTTTACTCAACCCTGAATAGGCCAAAAAACAAACGCAACCAAATTCACCTAACGTTGGTCATGGTGAATGGAAACTCCAGTTCCACCGGACTATGAGTGGTCACCCCTACCTCAATAGAACCTGCCCATTTGGTGACTACTTTGTCtagtttaatttcaaagaattCTCCAGTTTTGAGTGGTCGCGCTGTAAGCACCACTCCGTTGTTAAAGTCGTCTGATGCGTTGGGTCTGTGAGCGGTACGTCCATTATTGATTACTTCGGCGTGAGTTCCACAGTTGGGATGGAACATGAGTCTGTCATAATAATCGGAAGTGAGAGGTTGCGGTTCTGGGACCAGATTGTGATGATCACGGGTATTTTTCCTTGTCATTAGATTTTGTTCTTCTCGTTCATCTCTTTCAACAATAGAGACCTGAAAGCGCGATGCAAACTTTAAAGCGAAACACGAACCATGCACATTATGTAAacatttatacatatattcttttttctgataagtatgaacataaaattatatataatatattatataaaattaaccTTTATCGTCATTCCGTACAAGTCAATGACGCCCCAAACGGTGGAAGGAACTCGTTG of the Euwallacea similis isolate ESF13 chromosome 8, ESF131.1, whole genome shotgun sequence genome contains:
- the Neurl4 gene encoding neuralized-like protein 4 isoform X5 gives rise to the protein MAYFHYRCGERITLINENTTAIRHDSEFDHGLVISAEPLMNDILFEVIIDRKVNSWSGSLEIGVVDVDPLHFDFPPCASKIQSGSWVSLFVQQFSIYLTYIFNIMSGTSIFKNGNCLIEGYGTDLDKLNQLDRIGLIKTSEGDLIYYINGESQGVAAEGLPNTVYAIVDLYGKCVQVSITSPTFREHNNDDCLSGSSVLAIENDVLNVTLGGDLSELSLSSSNSLDIRMDMNVSVNIPDETPRPDKMRFHERCGSLVKLSNGNRTAERRRPLDEFNNGVVMTHRPLRDSELFEIRIDRLVDKWSGSIEMGITTHNPNTLVFPATMTNMRSGTIMMSGCGILTNGKGTRREYGDFNLDELSEGDRVGMMRKPDGNLHYFINGLDQGVAAQRVPSTVWGVIDLYGQCVAVSLIDMYDYASPDTNNSILSNATLYRDLRFHHVHGKNARIINNGLTALRPHPLAEFNDAIVFSNRPLKDGEMFEIVLDNIVDRWSGSIELGLTAVRPDDIVLPSTATDLRKDTWMLSGPSIMINGKTISNNYPLDLDTLRATVRLGVMRSTDKSLEFFKDGVSQGPACVIPHGNVYAVVDLYGQCASVSIPCSTPIAPLASVGIDTTCPRSDTSVSLQAGSALNANGELDLHCFSEYHGKGVLLSENGRLACRSRDYNSSILFSSTALTKEEMFQVTVTGVWPHLAGSLVLGISETPPCARTHGGLPPNCCYVIGNELHYQNQLLQFFTPSLDWLNAGDEIGILQTQDCTIKIFINREELPIQFPVMGDTVWAVFDLRGQCHQLSVNSHKAPPPSSPMNSARLQDSLEIVLDQEEAPVELDECIILSSAEAAPVSPGRQYEFSENHGRNVELQSDKTVARRVASYNQGIVAVTPAMEPNKVVQVVLEQLDTRWQSSIIVGVVAGHLERLSFPVNALALKGPSCVVADDWISINGAKNRSNYGQVMNTLAEGDVIGVTITDSKFFKLIVNGVEEQSFPWTYPAGQPVYAVFDLYGQCQKIKIVNEQTKPDGAISTNTECEKADLESCEKERSGNSLSLPLPSTSLVTSNVTLNVSPTISPLVLCMFKEECDNFKNKLFLPDHYFSPGESVCYCPNCYRLWAQGQEKDLKDVKETLPMGWVKYPLKHLTNISTDKWDTAFYPSKIGAIRCILDLGRPLTKDQAQWCNFTAQKADDLQVVFYPTLESCSMMPYVNGDNTICAAFQLYVKPGAYSVARETDVVEWTTKESGALVLNSFLLQIK
- the Neurl4 gene encoding neuralized-like protein 4 isoform X4, coding for MAYFHYRCGERITLINENTTAIRHDSEFDHGLVISAEPLMNDILFEVIIDRKVNSWSGSLEIGVVDVDPLHFDFPPCASKIQSGSWIMSGTSIFKNGNCLIEGYGTDLDKLNQLDRIGLIKTSEGDLIYYINGESQGVAAEGLPNTVYAIVDLYGKCVQVSITSPTFREHNNDDCLSGSSVLAIENDVLNVTLGGDLSELSLSSSNSLDIRMDMNVSVNIPDETPRPDKMRFHERCGSLVKLSNGNRTAERRRPLDEFNNGVVMTHRPLRDSELFEIRIDRLVDKWSGSIEMGITTHNPNTLVFPATMTNMRSGTIMMSGCGILTNGKGTRREYGDFNLDELSEGDRVGMMRKPDGNLHYFINGLDQGVAAQRVPSTVWGVIDLYGMTIKVSIVERDEREEQNLMTRKNTRDHHNLVPEPQPLTSDYYDRLMFHPNCGTHAEVINNGRTAHRPNASDDFNNGVVLTARPLKTGEFFEIKLDKVVTKWAGSIEVGVTTHSPVELEFPFTMTNVRSGTWMMTGSGIMHNGTIIQEQYGVNLDRLQVGDRVGLVRKENGQLHFFVNGVDQGSAANNVPDKVYGVIDLYGQCVAVSLIDMYDYASPDTNNSILSNATLYRDLRFHHVHGKNARIINNGLTALRPHPLAEFNDAIVFSNRPLKDGEMFEIVLDNIVDRWSGSIELGLTAVRPDDIVLPSTATDLRKDTWMLSGPSIMINGKTISNNYPLDLDTLRATVRLGVMRSTDKSLEFFKDGVSQGPACVIPHGNVYAVVDLYGQCASVSIPCSTPIAPLASVGIDTTCPRSDTSVSLQAGSALNANGELDLHCFSEYHGKGVLLSENGRLACRSRDYNSSILFSSTALTKEEMFQVTVTGVWPHLAGSLVLGISETPPCARTHGGLPPNCCYVIGNELHYQNQLLQFFTPSLDWLNAGDEIGILQTQDCTIKIFINREELPIQFPVMGDTVWAVFDLRGQCHQLSVNSHKAPPPSSPMNSARLQDSLEIVLDQEEAPVELDECIILSSAEAAPGRQYEFSENHGRNVELQSDKTVARRVASYNQGIVAVTPAMEPNKVVQVVLEQLDTRWQSSIIVGVVAGHLERLSFPVNALALKGPSCVVADDWISINGAKNRSNYGQVMNTLAEGDVIGVTITDSKFFKLIVNGVEEQSFPWTYPAGQPVYAVFDLYGQCQKIKIVNEQTKPDGAISTNTECEKADLESCEKERSGNSLSLPLPSTSLVTSNVTLNVSPTISPLVLCMFKEECDNFKNKLFLPDHYFSPGESVCYCPNCYRLWAQGQEKDLKDVKETLPMGWVKYPLKHLTNISTDKWDTAFYPSKIGAIRCILDLGRPLTKDQAQWCNFTAQKADDLQVVFYPTLESCSMMPYVNGDNTICAAFQLYVKPGAYSVARETDVVEWTTKESGALVLNSFLLQIK
- the Neurl4 gene encoding neuralized-like protein 4 isoform X1, encoding MAYFHYRCGERITLINENTTAIRHDSEFDHGLVISAEPLMNDILFEVIIDRKVNSWSGSLEIGVVDVDPLHFDFPPCASKIQSGSWVSLFVQQFSIYLTYIFNIMSGTSIFKNGNCLIEGYGTDLDKLNQLDRIGLIKTSEGDLIYYINGESQGVAAEGLPNTVYAIVDLYGKCVQVSITSPTFREHNNDDCLSGSSVLAIENDVLNVTLGGDLSELSLSSSNSLDIRMDMNVSVNIPDETPRPDKMRFHERCGSLVKLSNGNRTAERRRPLDEFNNGVVMTHRPLRDSELFEIRIDRLVDKWSGSIEMGITTHNPNTLVFPATMTNMRSGTIMMSGCGILTNGKGTRREYGDFNLDELSEGDRVGMMRKPDGNLHYFINGLDQGVAAQRVPSTVWGVIDLYGMTIKVSIVERDEREEQNLMTRKNTRDHHNLVPEPQPLTSDYYDRLMFHPNCGTHAEVINNGRTAHRPNASDDFNNGVVLTARPLKTGEFFEIKLDKVVTKWAGSIEVGVTTHSPVELEFPFTMTNVRSGTWMMTGSGIMHNGTIIQEQYGVNLDRLQVGDRVGLVRKENGQLHFFVNGVDQGSAANNVPDKVYGVIDLYGQCVAVSLIDMYDYASPDTNNSILSNATLYRDLRFHHVHGKNARIINNGLTALRPHPLAEFNDAIVFSNRPLKDGEMFEIVLDNIVDRWSGSIELGLTAVRPDDIVLPSTATDLRKDTWMLSGPSIMINGKTISNNYPLDLDTLRATVRLGVMRSTDKSLEFFKDGVSQGPACVIPHGNVYAVVDLYGQCASVSIPCSTPIAPLASVGIDTTCPRSDTSVSLQAGSALNANGELDLHCFSEYHGKGVLLSENGRLACRSRDYNSSILFSSTALTKEEMFQVTVTGVWPHLAGSLVLGISETPPCARTHGGLPPNCCYVIGNELHYQNQLLQFFTPSLDWLNAGDEIGILQTQDCTIKIFINREELPIQFPVMGDTVWAVFDLRGQCHQLSVNSHKAPPPSSPMNSARLQDSLEIVLDQEEAPVELDECIILSSAEAAPVSPGRQYEFSENHGRNVELQSDKTVARRVASYNQGIVAVTPAMEPNKVVQVVLEQLDTRWQSSIIVGVVAGHLERLSFPVNALALKGPSCVVADDWISINGAKNRSNYGQVMNTLAEGDVIGVTITDSKFFKLIVNGVEEQSFPWTYPAGQPVYAVFDLYGQCQKIKIVNEQTKPDGAISTNTECEKADLESCEKERSGNSLSLPLPSTSLVTSNVTLNVSPTISPLVLCMFKEECDNFKNKLFLPDHYFSPGESVCYCPNCYRLWAQGQEKDLKDVKETLPMGWVKYPLKHLTNISTDKWDTAFYPSKIGAIRCILDLGRPLTKDQAQWCNFTAQKADDLQVVFYPTLESCSMMPYVNGDNTICAAFQLYVKPGAYSVARETDVVEWTTKESGALVLNSFLLQIK
- the Neurl4 gene encoding neuralized-like protein 4 isoform X3, whose protein sequence is MAYFHYRCGERITLINENTTAIRHDSEFDHGLVISAEPLMNDILFEVIIDRKVNSWSGSLEIGVVDVDPLHFDFPPCASKIQSGSWIMSGTSIFKNGNCLIEGYGTDLDKLNQLDRIGLIKTSEGDLIYYINGESQGVAAEGLPNTVYAIVDLYGKCVQVSITSPTFREHNNDDCLSGSSVLAIENDVLNVTLGGDLSELSLSSSNSLDIRMDMNVSVNIPDETPRPDKMRFHERCGSLVKLSNGNRTAERRRPLDEFNNGVVMTHRPLRDSELFEIRIDRLVDKWSGSIEMGITTHNPNTLVFPATMTNMRSGTIMMSGCGILTNGKGTRREYGDFNLDELSEGDRVGMMRKPDGNLHYFINGLDQGVAAQRVPSTVWGVIDLYGMTIKVSIVERDEREEQNLMTRKNTRDHHNLVPEPQPLTSDYYDRLMFHPNCGTHAEVINNGRTAHRPNASDDFNNGVVLTARPLKTGEFFEIKLDKVVTKWAGSIEVGVTTHSPVELEFPFTMTNVRSGTWMMTGSGIMHNGTIIQEQYGVNLDRLQVGDRVGLVRKENGQLHFFVNGVDQGSAANNVPDKVYGVIDLYGQCVAVSLIDMYDYASPDTNNSILSNATLYRDLRFHHVHGKNARIINNGLTALRPHPLAEFNDAIVFSNRPLKDGEMFEIVLDNIVDRWSGSIELGLTAVRPDDIVLPSTATDLRKDTWMLSGPSIMINGKTISNNYPLDLDTLRATVRLGVMRSTDKSLEFFKDGVSQGPACVIPHGNVYAVVDLYGQCASVSIPCSTPIAPLASVGIDTTCPRSDTSVSLQAGSALNANGELDLHCFSEYHGKGVLLSENGRLACRSRDYNSSILFSSTALTKEEMFQVTVTGVWPHLAGSLVLGISETPPCARTHGGLPPNCCYVIGNELHYQNQLLQFFTPSLDWLNAGDEIGILQTQDCTIKIFINREELPIQFPVMGDTVWAVFDLRGQCHQLSVNSHKAPPPSSPMNSARLQDSLEIVLDQEEAPVELDECIILSSAEAAPVSPGRQYEFSENHGRNVELQSDKTVARRVASYNQGIVAVTPAMEPNKVVQVVLEQLDTRWQSSIIVGVVAGHLERLSFPVNALALKGPSCVVADDWISINGAKNRSNYGQVMNTLAEGDVIGVTITDSKFFKLIVNGVEEQSFPWTYPAGQPVYAVFDLYGQCQKIKIVNEQTKPDGAISTNTECEKADLESCEKERSGNSLSLPLPSTSLVTSNVTLNVSPTISPLVLCMFKEECDNFKNKLFLPDHYFSPGESVCYCPNCYRLWAQGQEKDLKDVKETLPMGWVKYPLKHLTNISTDKWDTAFYPSKIGAIRCILDLGRPLTKDQAQWCNFTAQKADDLQVVFYPTLESCSMMPYVNGDNTICAAFQLYVKPGAYSVARETDVVEWTTKESGALVLNSFLLQIK
- the Neurl4 gene encoding neuralized-like protein 4 isoform X2: MAYFHYRCGERITLINENTTAIRHDSEFDHGLVISAEPLMNDILFEVIIDRKVNSWSGSLEIGVVDVDPLHFDFPPCASKIQSGSWVSLFVQQFSIYLTYIFNIMSGTSIFKNGNCLIEGYGTDLDKLNQLDRIGLIKTSEGDLIYYINGESQGVAAEGLPNTVYAIVDLYGKCVQVSITSPTFREHNNDDCLSGSSVLAIENDVLNVTLGGDLSELSLSSSNSLDIRMDMNVSVNIPDETPRPDKMRFHERCGSLVKLSNGNRTAERRRPLDEFNNGVVMTHRPLRDSELFEIRIDRLVDKWSGSIEMGITTHNPNTLVFPATMTNMRSGTIMMSGCGILTNGKGTRREYGDFNLDELSEGDRVGMMRKPDGNLHYFINGLDQGVAAQRVPSTVWGVIDLYGMTIKVSIVERDEREEQNLMTRKNTRDHHNLVPEPQPLTSDYYDRLMFHPNCGTHAEVINNGRTAHRPNASDDFNNGVVLTARPLKTGEFFEIKLDKVVTKWAGSIEVGVTTHSPVELEFPFTMTNVRSGTWMMTGSGIMHNGTIIQEQYGVNLDRLQVGDRVGLVRKENGQLHFFVNGVDQGSAANNVPDKVYGVIDLYGQCVAVSLIDMYDYASPDTNNSILSNATLYRDLRFHHVHGKNARIINNGLTALRPHPLAEFNDAIVFSNRPLKDGEMFEIVLDNIVDRWSGSIELGLTAVRPDDIVLPSTATDLRKDTWMLSGPSIMINGKTISNNYPLDLDTLRATVRLGVMRSTDKSLEFFKDGVSQGPACVIPHGNVYAVVDLYGQCASVSIPCSTPIAPLASVGIDTTCPRSDTSVSLQAGSALNANGELDLHCFSEYHGKGVLLSENGRLACRSRDYNSSILFSSTALTKEEMFQVTVTGVWPHLAGSLVLGISETPPCARTHGGLPPNCCYVIGNELHYQNQLLQFFTPSLDWLNAGDEIGILQTQDCTIKIFINREELPIQFPVMGDTVWAVFDLRGQCHQLSVNSHKAPPPSSPMNSARLQDSLEIVLDQEEAPVELDECIILSSAEAAPGRQYEFSENHGRNVELQSDKTVARRVASYNQGIVAVTPAMEPNKVVQVVLEQLDTRWQSSIIVGVVAGHLERLSFPVNALALKGPSCVVADDWISINGAKNRSNYGQVMNTLAEGDVIGVTITDSKFFKLIVNGVEEQSFPWTYPAGQPVYAVFDLYGQCQKIKIVNEQTKPDGAISTNTECEKADLESCEKERSGNSLSLPLPSTSLVTSNVTLNVSPTISPLVLCMFKEECDNFKNKLFLPDHYFSPGESVCYCPNCYRLWAQGQEKDLKDVKETLPMGWVKYPLKHLTNISTDKWDTAFYPSKIGAIRCILDLGRPLTKDQAQWCNFTAQKADDLQVVFYPTLESCSMMPYVNGDNTICAAFQLYVKPGAYSVARETDVVEWTTKESGALVLNSFLLQIK